Sequence from the Amycolatopsis sp. NBC_00345 genome:
CGGTCACCGGAGGTGCCTCGGGGATCGGCCTCGCCACGGCGCAGCTGCTCGCCGCGAAAGGCGCCCGCGTGGCCGTGCTCGACCTCAAGCCCGACGACGTGCCCGAGCCGCTCACCGGCTTCCGCTGCGACGTCGCCTCCGACGCCGAGGTGACGTCCGCGATCGACGCCGTGGCCGAGCGTTTCGGCCGGCTCGACGTGCTGGTGAACAACGCCGGCATCGGCGCGCAGGGCGACGTCACGGCCAACAGCGACGACGAGTGGCACCGCGTGTTCGACGTGAACGTGGTGGGCATGGTCCGCCTGACGCGCGCGGCGCTGCCGCACCTGAAGGCCTCGCCCTCGGCGGTCGTCGTGAACACCTGCTCCATCGCCGCGTGGGCCGGTCTGCCTTCGCGGGCGCTGTACTCGGCGACGAAGGGCGCGGTGCTGTCGCTGACCCTGGCGATGGCGACGGACCACCTGCCGGACCGGGTCCGGGTGAACTGCGTGTGCCCCGGCACCGCGGACACCCCCTGGGTCGGCCGGCTGCTGGACACCGCGTCGGACCCGGCGGCCGAGCGCAGCGCACTCGCCGCGCGTCAGCCGATGGGCCGGCTCGTGACCGCCGGCGAGGTGGCGAACGCGATCGCCTACCTCGCCAGCCCGCTTTCCAGCTCCACCACCGGCACCGCGCTCGCGGTGGACGGCGGCATGTACGGCCTGCGCCCGCGCGGACCCGTGCAGAACTGATCTGCCCACGCTGTCATCAAGGAGGATGCGGTGCGTACGAAGGTGATCCGGCTGGCTGCCGCGGTGGCTGCCTGTGGTTTGGTGCTCGGAGCGTGCGGGTCCACCAAGGACAAACCGGCCGCGCCCGCCGGTGGCGGCGGCGACACGGGCGGCAAGATCGGCGCGACACTGCCGTTGCTGACCTCGCCGTTCTGGCAGGCCTACAACAACTATGTGCCGCAGATGGCGAAA
This genomic interval carries:
- a CDS encoding SDR family NAD(P)-dependent oxidoreductase, translating into MSEFEGLVAAVTGGASGIGLATAQLLAAKGARVAVLDLKPDDVPEPLTGFRCDVASDAEVTSAIDAVAERFGRLDVLVNNAGIGAQGDVTANSDDEWHRVFDVNVVGMVRLTRAALPHLKASPSAVVVNTCSIAAWAGLPSRALYSATKGAVLSLTLAMATDHLPDRVRVNCVCPGTADTPWVGRLLDTASDPAAERSALAARQPMGRLVTAGEVANAIAYLASPLSSSTTGTALAVDGGMYGLRPRGPVQN